A DNA window from Streptomyces parvus contains the following coding sequences:
- a CDS encoding IucA/IucC family siderophore biosynthesis protein — translation MNPTPAPEAEGPGTPQHRGQDGPAAPGTVEATTVPRQKTPHGPAPAAYAPGSNLAAQGPGFDALDDPDPLRAADAAGTESLLRCWTRENDLPRPDGATLRIAFPASGTALLVPVQYWSATGAHRFGAPALENAPVGAPPADAATVAVLIGREGGESGAGDLVARVADSVRHTAGFIEQRRRSPADPADADLFLTAEQSLLLGHPLHPTPKSREGLSESESRRYSPELHGSFPLHWFAVDRSLAATDSAWSEGGPATAEELLAPHAAGLKTPPGTVAVPVHPWQAADLLHRPQVRALAETGLLHDLGPYGEPWHPTSSIRTVHRPGARVMLKLSLGVRITNSRRENLRKELHRGVEVHRLLSTGLAEHWQREHPGFDIVRDPAWLAVDDPEGAPVTGLDAVLRHNPFGPGDDAACIAGLTAQRPRPGRPGMHSRLAEVVSALRARTGLTGADVSAEWFRRYLHHVVLPVLWLDAHGGVALEAHQQNTLVLLDPDGWPVGGRYRDNQGYYFRDSRRAELDRRLPGIGTVSDTFVSDPVTDERFAYYLGINNVLGLIGAFGSQHLADEQQLLTVLRQFLTEAAELGSPLPAYLLENRQLRCKANLLTRLHGLDELVGPVDTQSVYVTIANPLHS, via the coding sequence GTGAACCCCACCCCCGCGCCCGAGGCCGAAGGCCCCGGTACCCCCCAGCACCGAGGGCAGGACGGACCGGCCGCCCCCGGCACGGTCGAGGCGACGACCGTGCCCCGCCAGAAAACCCCGCACGGCCCCGCCCCCGCCGCATACGCGCCCGGGTCCAATCTCGCGGCCCAGGGCCCGGGCTTCGACGCGCTCGACGACCCGGACCCGCTCCGCGCCGCCGACGCGGCGGGCACCGAAAGCCTGCTGCGCTGCTGGACCCGGGAGAACGACCTGCCCCGCCCCGACGGAGCCACCCTGCGCATCGCCTTCCCCGCGAGCGGCACCGCCCTCCTCGTCCCCGTGCAGTACTGGTCCGCCACCGGGGCCCACCGTTTCGGCGCTCCCGCCCTGGAGAACGCCCCCGTCGGCGCCCCGCCCGCCGACGCCGCCACCGTCGCCGTCCTCATCGGCCGCGAGGGCGGCGAGAGCGGCGCCGGCGATCTGGTCGCCCGGGTCGCCGACTCCGTACGCCACACCGCCGGCTTCATCGAGCAGCGGCGGCGCAGCCCGGCCGACCCCGCCGATGCGGATCTCTTCCTCACCGCCGAACAGTCCCTGCTGCTCGGCCACCCCCTCCACCCCACGCCCAAGAGCCGCGAGGGCCTCTCCGAATCGGAGTCCCGCCGCTATTCGCCGGAGCTGCACGGCTCCTTCCCGCTGCACTGGTTCGCCGTCGACCGGTCGCTGGCCGCCACCGACTCCGCCTGGAGCGAGGGCGGTCCGGCCACCGCCGAGGAACTGCTCGCCCCGCACGCCGCAGGGCTGAAGACGCCCCCCGGCACCGTCGCCGTCCCCGTCCATCCCTGGCAGGCCGCCGACCTGCTCCACCGCCCCCAGGTCCGCGCCCTCGCCGAGACCGGCCTGCTCCACGACCTCGGCCCGTACGGCGAGCCCTGGCACCCCACATCCTCCATCCGCACCGTGCACCGGCCCGGGGCGCGGGTCATGCTCAAGCTCTCCCTCGGCGTACGCATCACCAACTCCCGCCGGGAGAACCTCCGCAAGGAACTGCACCGGGGCGTCGAGGTCCACCGCCTCCTGTCCACCGGCCTCGCCGAGCACTGGCAGCGGGAGCACCCCGGCTTCGACATCGTCCGCGACCCCGCCTGGCTCGCCGTCGACGACCCCGAGGGCGCCCCCGTCACCGGGCTCGACGCGGTGCTCCGCCACAACCCCTTCGGCCCGGGCGACGACGCCGCCTGCATCGCCGGACTCACCGCGCAGCGCCCCCGGCCCGGCCGCCCCGGTATGCACTCCCGGCTCGCGGAGGTCGTCTCCGCCCTGCGCGCCCGCACCGGCCTCACGGGCGCCGACGTCTCGGCCGAATGGTTCCGGCGCTATCTGCACCACGTCGTGCTCCCCGTCCTCTGGCTCGACGCCCACGGCGGAGTCGCCCTCGAAGCCCACCAGCAGAACACCCTCGTCCTCCTCGACCCGGACGGCTGGCCCGTCGGCGGCCGCTACCGGGACAACCAGGGCTACTACTTCCGCGACTCCCGCCGCGCCGAGCTGGACCGGCGGCTCCCCGGCATCGGCACCGTCAGCGACACCTTCGTCTCCGACCCGGTCACCGACGAGCGGTTCGCCTACTACCTCGGCATCAACAACGTCCTCGGACTCATCGGGGCGTTCGGGTCCCAGCACCTGGCCGACGAACAGCAACTCCTCACCGTCCTGCGCCAATTCCTCACCGAGGCCGCGGAACTGGGCTCGCCCCTGCCCGCGTATCTCCTGGAGAACCGCCAACTGCGCTGCAAAGCCAACCTGCTGACCCGGCTGCACGGCCTCGACGAGCTGGTCGGACCGGTCGACACCCAGTCCGTGTACGTCACCATCGCCAACCCGCTCCACAGCTGA
- the hflX gene encoding GTPase HflX, producing the protein MTSSSSLPQDAQDAQSATENTTESLTEARRADALMEEDVAWSHEIDGARDGDQLDRSERAALRRVAGLSTELEDVTEVEYRQLRLERVVLVGVWTSGTVHDAEISLAELAALAETAGAQVLDAVYQRRDKPDPATYIGSGKALELRDIVLESGADTVVCDGELSPGQLIHLEDVVKVKVVDRTALILDIFAQHAKSREGKAQVSLAQMQYMLPRLRGWGQSLSRQMGGGGSSGGGGMATRGPGETKIETDRRRIREKMAKMRREIAEMKTGREIKRQERKRNKVPSVAIAGYTNAGKSSLLNRLTGAGVLVENALFATLDPTVRRAETPSGRTYTLADTVGFVRHLPHHLVEAFRSTMEEVGESDLILHVVDGSHPVPEEQLAAVREVIRDVGAVNVREIVVINKADAADPLVLQRLLRNEKYAITVSARTGEGIEELLALIDAELPRPSVQVEALVPYIQGALVSRVHSEGEVLSEEHTAEGTLLKAQVHEELAAELETFALAAH; encoded by the coding sequence ATGACCTCCTCTTCTTCCCTTCCCCAGGACGCGCAGGACGCGCAGAGCGCTACGGAGAACACGACCGAGAGCCTCACCGAGGCCCGCCGGGCCGACGCCCTGATGGAAGAGGACGTCGCCTGGAGCCACGAGATCGACGGAGCCCGGGACGGCGACCAGCTCGACCGCTCCGAGCGTGCCGCCCTGCGGCGCGTGGCCGGTCTCTCCACCGAGCTCGAGGACGTCACCGAGGTCGAGTACCGCCAGCTGCGCCTGGAGCGCGTGGTGCTGGTGGGCGTCTGGACCTCGGGGACGGTGCACGACGCGGAGATCTCCCTCGCGGAGCTCGCCGCACTCGCCGAGACGGCGGGCGCCCAGGTGCTGGACGCGGTGTACCAGCGGCGCGACAAGCCCGACCCGGCGACCTACATCGGTTCGGGCAAGGCGCTGGAGCTGCGCGACATCGTGCTCGAATCCGGTGCCGACACCGTCGTCTGCGACGGTGAGCTGAGCCCCGGCCAGCTGATCCACCTGGAAGACGTCGTCAAGGTCAAGGTGGTCGACCGGACCGCCCTGATCCTCGACATCTTCGCCCAGCATGCCAAGTCCCGCGAGGGCAAGGCCCAGGTCTCGCTCGCGCAGATGCAGTACATGCTGCCCAGGCTGCGCGGCTGGGGCCAGTCGCTCTCCCGCCAGATGGGCGGCGGCGGTTCCAGCGGCGGTGGCGGAATGGCCACCCGTGGTCCCGGTGAGACCAAGATCGAGACGGACCGGCGGCGGATCCGCGAGAAGATGGCGAAGATGCGCCGGGAGATCGCGGAGATGAAGACCGGCCGCGAGATCAAGCGGCAGGAGCGCAAGCGCAACAAGGTGCCCTCCGTCGCCATCGCCGGATACACCAACGCGGGCAAGTCGTCGCTGCTCAACCGTCTGACCGGGGCCGGTGTCCTGGTGGAGAACGCCCTGTTCGCCACCCTGGACCCGACCGTCCGCCGGGCCGAGACGCCGAGCGGCCGCACCTACACCCTGGCCGACACCGTCGGGTTCGTCCGGCATCTGCCGCACCACCTCGTCGAGGCGTTCCGCTCCACCATGGAGGAGGTCGGCGAGTCCGATCTCATCCTCCATGTGGTGGACGGCTCCCACCCGGTGCCGGAGGAGCAGCTCGCCGCGGTGCGCGAGGTGATCCGGGACGTCGGCGCGGTGAACGTCCGAGAGATCGTCGTGATCAACAAGGCGGACGCAGCGGACCCCCTGGTCCTCCAGCGCCTCCTGCGCAACGAGAAGTACGCGATCACGGTCTCGGCCCGGACGGGCGAAGGCATCGAGGAGCTGCTCGCGCTCATCGACGCCGAGCTGCCCCGGCCGTCCGTCCAGGTCGAGGCGCTCGTGCCGTACATCCAGGGGGCCCTGGTCTCCCGGGTGCACTCCGAGGGCGAGGTGCTCTCCGAGGAGCACACCGCCGAGGGCACCCTGCTCAAGGCCCAGGTCCACGAGGAGCTGGCCGCCGAGCTGGAGACCTTCGCGCTCGCCGCGCACTGA
- a CDS encoding diaminobutyrate--2-oxoglutarate transaminase family protein — protein MSVTEPAPVAPPSAHEGILRRQALRESAARTYARSLPIVPVRARGLTIEGADGRRYLDCLSGAGTLALGHNHPVVLEAIRKVIDSGAPLHVLDLATPVKDAFTTELFATLPRQFADNARIQFCGPAGTDAVEAAFKLVRSATGRSGLLTFTGAYHGMTAGALEASGGATDVRVTRLPFPQDYRCPFGTGGEHGATLAARWTEHLLDDRKGGVPAPAGMIVEPVQGEGGVNPAPDAWLRRMRRITEERSIPLIADEVQTGVGRTGAFWAVEHSGVVPDVMVLSKAIGGSLPLAVIVYRAELDLWQPGAHAGTFRGNQLAMAAGAATLAYVRENQLADRAAVLGARMLARLRELRAHHPGIGDVRGRGLMIGLELVDPESAPLPAEAGDPAPAPPPDPALAQAVQQECLRRGLIVELGGRHGAVVRLLPPLTLTDEQATAVVDRLADALAAATRSPHRRTTAGPTS, from the coding sequence GTGTCCGTGACCGAACCCGCACCGGTGGCGCCGCCCTCCGCGCACGAGGGCATCCTCCGCCGTCAGGCCCTGCGCGAATCGGCGGCCCGCACCTACGCCCGGTCCCTGCCGATCGTCCCGGTGCGCGCCCGCGGGCTCACCATCGAGGGCGCGGACGGCCGCCGGTATCTGGACTGCCTGTCGGGCGCGGGCACCCTGGCGCTCGGCCACAACCACCCCGTCGTGCTCGAAGCGATCCGGAAGGTCATCGACTCCGGCGCCCCCCTGCATGTGCTGGACCTCGCCACCCCGGTCAAGGACGCCTTCACCACCGAGCTGTTCGCCACCCTGCCCCGGCAGTTCGCCGACAACGCCCGCATCCAGTTCTGCGGCCCCGCCGGCACGGACGCCGTCGAGGCCGCCTTCAAGCTGGTCCGCTCCGCGACCGGGCGCTCCGGCCTGCTGACCTTCACCGGCGCCTACCACGGCATGACCGCCGGGGCCCTGGAAGCCTCCGGCGGCGCCACCGACGTCCGGGTCACCCGGCTCCCCTTCCCGCAGGACTACCGCTGCCCGTTCGGGACCGGCGGCGAGCACGGCGCCACGCTCGCCGCCCGCTGGACCGAACACCTGCTGGACGACCGCAAGGGCGGGGTGCCCGCCCCCGCCGGGATGATCGTGGAGCCCGTCCAGGGCGAGGGCGGCGTCAACCCCGCCCCCGACGCCTGGCTGCGCCGCATGCGCCGGATCACCGAGGAACGGTCCATCCCGCTCATCGCCGACGAGGTCCAGACCGGCGTCGGCAGGACCGGCGCGTTCTGGGCCGTCGAACACAGCGGCGTCGTCCCCGACGTCATGGTCCTCTCCAAGGCGATCGGCGGTTCCCTGCCCCTCGCCGTGATCGTCTACCGTGCTGAGCTGGATCTTTGGCAGCCGGGCGCGCACGCGGGTACGTTTCGTGGCAACCAGCTCGCCATGGCGGCGGGCGCGGCCACGCTCGCGTACGTCAGGGAGAATCAACTGGCGGACCGCGCAGCGGTCCTGGGGGCGCGGATGCTCGCCCGTCTCCGGGAACTGAGGGCGCATCACCCGGGAATCGGTGACGTACGGGGGCGTGGACTGATGATCGGCCTGGAGCTGGTGGATCCCGAGAGCGCGCCCCTGCCCGCCGAAGCCGGCGACCCCGCCCCCGCCCCGCCGCCCGACCCGGCCCTCGCCCAAGCCGTCCAGCAGGAATGCCTGCGACGCGGCCTCATCGTCGAACTCGGCGGCCGGCACGGCGCCGTGGTCCGCCTCCTGCCGCCCCTCACCCTCACCGACGAGCAGGCGACTGCCGTCGTCGACCGTCTCGCCGACGCGCTGGCAGCCGCGACACGCTCCCCGCACCGTCGGACCACCGCCGGGCCGACCTCCTGA
- a CDS encoding serine protease codes for MRSIRPLLAATGLVAALTLTATACAPEEDSAAAEPSATGEAAETDPATGLPGDLGDALKKHGVDPEKWKKGEWKNWDEDGWLREAEDFVNPVIDGLWKPERMASAEEPAKTMAAGDLSAGQDVSDPEPAPVQAKPEKLPYHRYAAPVGKVFFDSPKGSMVCSGTVVKDPENPGKSNLVWTAGHCVHAGAGGGWYRNIVFVPSYNDQGKNAAQLRTAQPQEVAPYGTYWADWAASSGEWISGGGPTGGAGAPYDYAVLHVKPASGSKSLEETVGNALQVSFDAPEIQQISGMGAWGYPAGPPYDGLLMHQCVDRPGRLSIAPGTPTMYRIGCTMTGGSSGGGWFVAGPDGKSMLVSNTSIGPVTSGWLAGPRLGEDARRTFAKMSDKFAGR; via the coding sequence ATGCGATCGATACGTCCGCTGCTGGCCGCCACCGGCCTCGTCGCGGCGCTCACACTGACGGCCACGGCCTGCGCCCCCGAGGAGGACTCCGCGGCCGCCGAGCCGTCGGCCACCGGAGAGGCGGCCGAGACGGACCCCGCCACCGGTCTCCCCGGCGATCTGGGCGATGCCCTGAAGAAGCACGGGGTGGACCCGGAGAAGTGGAAGAAGGGGGAGTGGAAGAACTGGGACGAGGACGGCTGGCTCCGCGAGGCCGAGGACTTCGTCAACCCGGTCATCGACGGCCTGTGGAAGCCGGAGCGGATGGCCTCGGCGGAGGAGCCCGCCAAGACGATGGCGGCCGGTGACCTCTCCGCCGGCCAGGATGTCAGCGACCCGGAGCCCGCCCCGGTGCAGGCCAAGCCGGAGAAGCTGCCTTACCACCGGTACGCCGCCCCGGTCGGCAAGGTCTTCTTCGACTCCCCCAAGGGCTCCATGGTGTGCTCGGGCACGGTCGTGAAGGACCCGGAGAACCCCGGCAAGTCCAACCTCGTGTGGACCGCCGGACACTGTGTGCACGCGGGTGCGGGCGGCGGCTGGTACCGCAACATCGTCTTCGTGCCCTCGTACAACGACCAGGGCAAGAACGCGGCGCAGCTGCGGACCGCGCAGCCGCAGGAGGTCGCCCCGTACGGCACCTACTGGGCGGACTGGGCCGCGTCCTCCGGCGAGTGGATCTCCGGCGGCGGCCCGACGGGCGGGGCCGGTGCGCCGTACGACTACGCGGTCCTGCATGTGAAGCCTGCGAGCGGATCGAAGTCCCTCGAGGAGACGGTGGGCAACGCGCTGCAGGTCTCCTTCGACGCGCCGGAGATCCAGCAGATCAGCGGCATGGGCGCCTGGGGCTACCCGGCGGGCCCGCCGTACGACGGTCTGCTGATGCACCAGTGCGTCGACCGTCCCGGCCGGCTCTCGATCGCCCCGGGGACCCCGACCATGTACCGGATCGGCTGCACCATGACGGGCGGCTCCTCCGGCGGCGGCTGGTTCGTCGCCGGGCCGGACGGGAAGTCGATGCTGGTCTCCAACACCTCGATCGGACCGGTCACTTCGGGCTGGCTGGCCGGACCGCGGCTCGGCGAGGACGCCCGGCGCACCTTCGCGAAGATGAGCGACAAGTTCGCCGGTCGGTAG
- a CDS encoding serine protease, with product MPSSALAATAVAAVLALTATACGPEEDNAGGTPSASAGQADGKVALPDDLKDRLKEHGIDPDKWRDGEWKNWDKDKWLREAKDFVNPIIEGLWDPDRMRDADKPPENPVDNDISGDDGVTDPTPAPVRAADVATPYHDNAPESGKLLFDGPQGSMVCSATVVKDPANPGKSNMVWTAGHCVHAGKKGGWYRNIAFVPAYNNDGLSPAELETAPKEKIAPYGVWWGQWAQTSEQWIEQGAAVGGQGAPYDFAVLHVTPEKGAGGKSLEETVGSALPVEFNAPAVPKIAEMTATGYPAAPPYDGQKLLQCKDRPGRLSVFREQPTMYRIGCTMTGGSSGGGWVAAGQDGKPALVSNTSIGPVTAGWLAGPRLGKEAEGIYRAVSEKYAGQ from the coding sequence ATGCCCTCCTCCGCGCTCGCCGCGACCGCCGTCGCAGCCGTGCTGGCGCTCACCGCCACCGCGTGCGGTCCGGAGGAGGACAACGCGGGCGGCACGCCCAGCGCTTCCGCCGGCCAGGCCGACGGCAAGGTCGCCCTTCCGGACGACCTGAAGGACCGCCTCAAGGAGCACGGGATCGACCCCGACAAGTGGCGGGACGGGGAGTGGAAGAACTGGGACAAGGACAAGTGGCTGCGGGAGGCCAAGGACTTCGTCAACCCGATCATCGAGGGCCTGTGGGACCCGGACCGGATGCGGGACGCCGACAAGCCCCCGGAGAACCCGGTCGACAACGACATCTCGGGCGACGACGGCGTGACGGACCCGACGCCGGCCCCGGTCCGGGCCGCCGATGTCGCGACGCCGTACCACGACAACGCCCCGGAGTCCGGGAAACTGCTCTTCGACGGCCCGCAGGGCTCGATGGTCTGTTCCGCGACCGTGGTGAAGGACCCGGCGAACCCCGGCAAGTCCAACATGGTGTGGACCGCCGGGCACTGTGTGCACGCGGGCAAGAAGGGCGGCTGGTACCGCAACATCGCCTTCGTCCCGGCGTACAACAACGACGGACTGTCGCCGGCCGAGCTGGAGACCGCGCCCAAGGAGAAGATCGCTCCCTACGGTGTGTGGTGGGGCCAGTGGGCCCAGACCTCCGAGCAGTGGATCGAGCAGGGCGCCGCGGTCGGCGGCCAGGGCGCGCCGTACGACTTCGCGGTGCTGCACGTGACGCCGGAGAAGGGCGCGGGCGGCAAGTCGCTGGAGGAGACCGTCGGTTCGGCGCTGCCGGTCGAGTTCAACGCTCCGGCCGTGCCGAAGATCGCCGAGATGACGGCCACGGGCTACCCGGCCGCGCCGCCGTACGACGGCCAGAAGCTGCTCCAGTGCAAGGACAGGCCGGGTCGCCTCTCGGTCTTCCGGGAGCAGCCCACGATGTACCGCATCGGCTGCACGATGACCGGTGGCTCCTCCGGTGGCGGCTGGGTCGCGGCGGGCCAGGACGGCAAGCCCGCCCTGGTCTCGAACACTTCGATCGGCCCGGTCACGGCAGGCTGGCTGGCCGGTCCGCGGCTCGGCAAGGAGGCCGAGGGCATCTACCGCGCGGTGAGTGAGAAGTACGCGGGCCAGTAG
- a CDS encoding M1 family metallopeptidase, with protein sequence MPLMTRRLRAALLATASATLVAAALPAPEPLGIGDRLFPELGNPGYDVLAYDIAFTYHGSNTKPLDAVTKIRARTTAPLDRINLDFARGTVQGVEVNGQSADFGSKREDLVLQAPRRLPAGAPLNITVRHTSDPSGSGDDGGWVRTADGLAMANQADAAHRVFPGNDHPSDKAYFTFRITAPHRLTAVAAGLSTGKTRHGSSITWTYRTEHPMATELAQVSIGSSAVAHRTGPHGLPVRDVVPAADRKKLEPWLRKTPAQLEWMEQRVGRYPFETYGVLVADSPIGFALETQTLSLFGKSFFTEPAYPEWYVDSVMIHELAHQWFGNSVSPASWSDLWLNEGHASWYEARYAEENGGPTLERRMREAYELSDGWRADGGPPAHPDGPAPGKKLSLFRPVMYDGSALVLYALRQEIGEAAFDRLERTWVRVHRDSTATTADFTRLASGIAGRDLTAFFDGWLHGGKTPPMPGHPDWSSAKPA encoded by the coding sequence ATGCCGCTCATGACCCGCCGCCTGCGCGCCGCCCTGCTGGCGACCGCCTCGGCCACCCTCGTCGCCGCCGCTCTGCCCGCCCCCGAGCCCCTGGGTATCGGCGACCGGCTCTTCCCCGAGCTGGGCAACCCCGGATACGACGTCCTCGCGTACGACATCGCCTTCACCTACCACGGCTCCAACACCAAGCCCCTGGACGCCGTCACCAAGATCCGCGCTCGCACCACCGCCCCGCTGGACCGGATCAACCTCGACTTCGCCCGGGGGACCGTCCAGGGCGTCGAGGTCAACGGGCAGAGCGCCGACTTCGGCAGCAAGAGGGAGGACCTCGTCCTCCAGGCACCCCGCCGCCTCCCCGCGGGCGCACCGCTGAACATCACCGTCCGGCACACCAGCGACCCGAGCGGATCCGGGGACGACGGCGGCTGGGTGCGTACCGCCGACGGGCTCGCCATGGCCAACCAGGCCGACGCCGCCCACCGCGTCTTCCCCGGCAACGACCACCCCTCCGACAAGGCGTACTTCACCTTCCGGATCACCGCCCCGCACCGGCTGACGGCGGTCGCGGCCGGGCTGTCCACCGGGAAGACCCGGCACGGCTCCTCGATCACCTGGACCTACCGCACCGAGCACCCCATGGCCACCGAACTGGCCCAGGTCTCCATCGGCAGCTCCGCCGTCGCGCACCGCACAGGACCGCACGGGCTGCCGGTACGCGACGTCGTCCCGGCTGCCGACCGGAAGAAGCTGGAGCCCTGGCTGAGGAAGACCCCGGCCCAGCTGGAGTGGATGGAGCAGCGGGTCGGCCGCTACCCCTTCGAGACGTACGGGGTGCTCGTCGCCGACAGCCCCATCGGGTTCGCCCTGGAGACCCAGACGCTGTCGCTGTTCGGGAAGTCCTTCTTCACCGAGCCCGCCTACCCGGAGTGGTACGTCGACTCGGTGATGATCCACGAGCTGGCCCACCAGTGGTTCGGCAACAGCGTCTCGCCCGCGAGCTGGTCCGACCTGTGGCTCAACGAGGGACACGCCAGCTGGTACGAGGCCCGGTACGCCGAGGAGAACGGCGGCCCGACCCTGGAACGCCGGATGCGTGAGGCGTACGAGCTGTCCGACGGCTGGCGCGCGGACGGCGGTCCTCCGGCGCACCCGGACGGCCCGGCTCCGGGGAAGAAGCTCAGCCTGTTCCGCCCGGTGATGTACGACGGCAGCGCGCTGGTGCTCTACGCACTGCGCCAGGAGATCGGCGAGGCCGCCTTCGACCGGCTGGAGCGCACCTGGGTCCGGGTGCACCGGGACTCCACGGCGACCACCGCGGACTTCACCCGGCTGGCGTCCGGTATCGCCGGCCGCGACCTGACCGCCTTCTTCGACGGCTGGCTGCACGGCGGGAAGACCCCGCCGATGCCCGGGCACCCGGACTGGAGCAGCGCGAAACCCGCGTGA
- a CDS encoding GNAT family N-acetyltransferase, whose amino-acid sequence MPPADASAEPGTAPDGGSTGAEDTLDLKLTEELLALIAEERSAGTRRTAVPGELLGDPGSWPSARTTAGEFALLPVRLERDTPVISRWMNDPAVAAFWELAGPESVTADHIRPQLEGDGRSIPCLGVLDGTPMSYWEIYRADLDPLARHYPARPHDTGVHLLVGGVKNRGRGVGTTLLRAVADLVLDNLPRCGRVVAEPDLRNTPSVSAFLSAGFRFSAEVDLPDKRAALMIRDRTYRAQL is encoded by the coding sequence GTGCCTCCCGCCGACGCCTCAGCGGAACCCGGCACCGCGCCCGACGGCGGGAGCACCGGAGCCGAGGACACTCTCGACCTGAAGCTCACCGAGGAGCTCCTCGCACTGATCGCCGAGGAGCGCAGCGCCGGGACGCGGCGGACCGCCGTCCCCGGTGAGCTGCTGGGCGACCCCGGATCCTGGCCGTCCGCGCGGACCACGGCGGGGGAGTTCGCCCTCCTCCCCGTCCGGCTGGAGCGCGACACCCCCGTCATCAGCCGCTGGATGAACGACCCCGCCGTGGCGGCCTTCTGGGAGCTCGCCGGACCCGAGTCCGTCACCGCCGACCACATCCGGCCCCAGCTCGAAGGGGACGGGCGCAGCATCCCCTGTCTCGGCGTGCTGGACGGCACCCCCATGAGCTACTGGGAGATCTACCGCGCCGACCTGGACCCCCTGGCCCGCCACTACCCCGCCCGCCCCCACGACACCGGTGTCCATCTCCTCGTCGGGGGCGTGAAGAACCGGGGCCGGGGCGTGGGCACCACCCTGCTCCGCGCCGTCGCCGACCTCGTCCTGGACAACCTTCCGCGCTGCGGGCGGGTCGTCGCCGAACCGGACCTGCGCAACACCCCGTCCGTATCCGCGTTCCTCAGCGCCGGTTTCCGCTTCTCCGCCGAAGTGGATCTCCCCGACAAACGCGCCGCCCTGATGATCCGCGACCGAACGTACCGAGCCCAGCTGTGA